In one Halictus rubicundus isolate RS-2024b chromosome 14, iyHalRubi1_principal, whole genome shotgun sequence genomic region, the following are encoded:
- the Tlk gene encoding tousled-like kinase isoform X1: MTDNCWNSGGGAGVKMEHFQATLDPRKQELLEARFLGARMSAGSQIQMAPQSTVNSGQSVHSQDSNMSTGSSHSDKEVDPNTPEKVPRTPSERKRKRKADDGGGGVTGGPVGSKGSRSVAALENKKINEYFPKHHLGNSPIRHGGAKSPSPQQGYPMYPPSPQQLLSPQVTTPNSSVAEFSSLMQPPRPHPQPLPPPPPASTQPAGSMVSKQVQVRPTNLSRTSQVRQAKTNTPNTELTCQRIQEFETQATSDLELRNNKIEELNRTTDELKHQVANQQKLIEQHKSHINKCIDVVKKLLKEKSNIEKKEARQRCMQNRLRLGQFVTQRVGATFQENWTDGYAFQELARRQEEIATEREEIDKQKKLLVKKRPSNSETARKRSQPQPSLHNGTEATFLKPDAVPGSYTLQEYYEADEILKLRQSALKKEDADLQLEMEKLERERNLHIRELKRIHNEDQSRFNSHPVLNERYLLLMLLGKGGFSEVHKAFDLKEQRYVACKVHQLNKDWKEDKKANYIKHALREYNIHKALDHPRVVKLYDVFEIDANSFCTVLEYCDGHDLDFYLKQHKTIPEREARSIVMQVVSALKYLNEIKPPVIHYDLKPGNILLTEGNVCGEIKITDFGLSKVMDEENYNPDHGMDLTSQGAGTYWYLPPECFVIGKNPPKISSKVDVWSVGVIFYQCLYGKKPFGHNQSQATILEENTILKATEVQFANKPTVSNEAKSFIRSCLAYRKEERIDVLTLAKHEYLQPPVPKHGRQANNQQQQQQQIQQQQQTSFSIGMFSGMNASSSS; this comes from the exons aTGTCTGCTGGGTCACAAATTCAGATGGCACCCCAATCAACTGTAAACTCTGGTCAGTCGGTTCATAGTCAAGATTCGAATATGAGCACTG GCTCATCGCATAGTGATAAGGAGGTAGACCCAAATACTCCGGAAAAGGTACCAAGGACTCCTtcggaaagaaaaagaaagcgtAAAGCTGATGACGGAGGTGGAGGAGTTACGGGGGGACCTGTAGGGAGTAAAGGGTCTAGATCTGTCGCTGcccttgaaaataaaaaaatcaatgaGTATTTTCCAAAGCATCATTTGGGCAATAGCCCTATTCGGCATGGTGGTGCTAAAAGTCCCTCCCCTCAACAAGGTTACCCTATG TATCCACCATCGCCTCAACAACTCCTTTCACCGCAAGTAACAACACCTAATTCGTCAGTGGCAGAATTTTCTTCACTGATGCAGCCGCCAAGACCTCATCCTCAACCACTACCTCCTCCTCCACCAGCCTCGACACAACCTGCAGGCTCGATGGTCAGCAAGCAGGTGCAGGTAAGGCCTACCAACCTCAGTAGGACAAGCCAGGTCAGGCAAGCGAAGACTAACACCCCAAAT ACAGAACTTACTTGCCAGAGGATACAGGAATTCGAAACACAAGCTACTTCAGATTTAGAATTACGTAACAACAAAATTGAAGAATTAAATAGA ACCACAGATGAACTTAAGCACCAAGTGGCTAATCAACAAAAGCTTATCGAGCAGCACAAATCCCATATAAATAAGTGTATAGACGTTGTAAAGAAATTACTGAAGGAAAAATCAAATATAGAAAAAAAGGAGGCTAGGCAAAGGTGTATGCAAAATAGACTGAGATTGGGTCAATTTGTGACTCAGAGGGTGGGTGCaacatttcaagaaaattggacAGACGGTTACGCGTTTCAAGAATTAGCACGGCGGCAAGAAGAAATTGCGACTGAAAGAGAAGAAATTGATAAGCagaaaaagttacttgtcaAGAAGAGGCCATCGAATAGTGAAACTGCTAGAAAACGTAGTCAGCCACAACCATCCTTACATAATGGCACAGAAGCTACATTCTTAAaaccagatgcggtacctggatCTTACACATTGCAGGAGTATTACGAAGCTGATGAAATACTCAag TTACGACAAAGTGCGTTGAAAAAAGAAGATGCAGATCTGCAACTAGAAATGGAAAAACTCGAAAGAGAAAGAAACTTACACATCAGAGAGTTGAAACGTATTCATAACGAGGACCAATCGAGATTCAACTCACATCCTGTGTTGAATGAACGTTACCTTCTATTAATGTTATTAGGGAAAGGTGGTTTCAGTGAAGTGCATAAG GCATTTGACTTAAAGGAGCAACGATACGTTGCGTGTAAAGTGCATCAACTGAATAAAGACTGGAAAGAGGACAAGAAAGCTAATTATATTAA ACATGCGTTACGAGAATATAATATTCATAAAGCTCTTGATCATCCTCGTGTTGTGAAGTTGTACGATGTGTTTGAAATTGATGCCAATTCCTTTTGTACTGTCTTGGAGTATTGTGATGGCCATGATTTAGATTTTTACCTCAAGCAG CATAAAACTATACCTGAAAGAGAAGCGAGATCTATAGTTATGCAAGTTGTGTCTGCATTAAAATACCTCAATGAAATAAAGCCCCCAGTCATTCATTATGATTTAAAACCAG GTAATATATTATTAACCGAAGGCAATGTTTGCGGAGAGATAAAAATTACAGACTTTGGATTGAGTAAAGTAATGGACGAAGAGAACTACAATCCAGACCATGGAATGGATTTAACATCTCAAGGAGCGGGTACCTACTG GTATCTTCCACCAGAGTGTTTCGTTATTGGTAAAAATCCTCCAAAAATATCGTCAAAAGTTGATGTATGGAGCGTGGGTGTTATATTCTACCAATGTCTATACGGTAAAAAG CCTTTTGGACATAATCAATCTCAAGCTACAATTTTAGAAGAAAACACAATTTTGAAAGCTACGGAAGTTCAATTTGCAAATAAACCAACGGTTAGCAACGAAGCAAag AGTTTCATAAGAAGTTGCCTAGCGTATAGGAAAGAAGAGCGTATAGATGTATTGACATTAGCTAAACACGAATATCTTCAACCTCCAGTGCCAAAGCATGGCCGTCAAGCGAATAatcagcagcaacaacaacaacagattcaacaacagcaacaaacCTCATTTAGCATTGGCATGTTTAGTGGTATGAACGCGTCAAGCAGTTCGTAG
- the Tlk gene encoding tousled-like kinase isoform X3 — MTDNCWNSGGGAGVKMEHFQATLDPRKQELLEARFLGARMSAGSQIQMAPQSTVNSGQSVHSQDSNMSTGSSHSDKEVDPNTPEKVPRTPSERKRKRKADDGGGGVTGGPVGSKGSRSVAALENKKINEYFPKHHLGNSPIRHGGAKSPSPQQGYPMYPPSPQQLLSPQVTTPNSSVAEFSSLMQPPRPHPQPLPPPPPASTQPAGSMVSKQVQTELTCQRIQEFETQATSDLELRNNKIEELNRTTDELKHQVANQQKLIEQHKSHINKCIDVVKKLLKEKSNIEKKEARQRCMQNRLRLGQFVTQRVGATFQENWTDGYAFQELARRQEEIATEREEIDKQKKLLVKKRPSNSETARKRSQPQPSLHNGTEATFLKPDAVPGSYTLQEYYEADEILKLRQSALKKEDADLQLEMEKLERERNLHIRELKRIHNEDQSRFNSHPVLNERYLLLMLLGKGGFSEVHKAFDLKEQRYVACKVHQLNKDWKEDKKANYIKHALREYNIHKALDHPRVVKLYDVFEIDANSFCTVLEYCDGHDLDFYLKQHKTIPEREARSIVMQVVSALKYLNEIKPPVIHYDLKPGNILLTEGNVCGEIKITDFGLSKVMDEENYNPDHGMDLTSQGAGTYWYLPPECFVIGKNPPKISSKVDVWSVGVIFYQCLYGKKPFGHNQSQATILEENTILKATEVQFANKPTVSNEAKSFIRSCLAYRKEERIDVLTLAKHEYLQPPVPKHGRQANNQQQQQQQIQQQQQTSFSIGMFSGMNASSSS; from the exons aTGTCTGCTGGGTCACAAATTCAGATGGCACCCCAATCAACTGTAAACTCTGGTCAGTCGGTTCATAGTCAAGATTCGAATATGAGCACTG GCTCATCGCATAGTGATAAGGAGGTAGACCCAAATACTCCGGAAAAGGTACCAAGGACTCCTtcggaaagaaaaagaaagcgtAAAGCTGATGACGGAGGTGGAGGAGTTACGGGGGGACCTGTAGGGAGTAAAGGGTCTAGATCTGTCGCTGcccttgaaaataaaaaaatcaatgaGTATTTTCCAAAGCATCATTTGGGCAATAGCCCTATTCGGCATGGTGGTGCTAAAAGTCCCTCCCCTCAACAAGGTTACCCTATG TATCCACCATCGCCTCAACAACTCCTTTCACCGCAAGTAACAACACCTAATTCGTCAGTGGCAGAATTTTCTTCACTGATGCAGCCGCCAAGACCTCATCCTCAACCACTACCTCCTCCTCCACCAGCCTCGACACAACCTGCAGGCTCGATGGTCAGCAAGCAGGTGCAG ACAGAACTTACTTGCCAGAGGATACAGGAATTCGAAACACAAGCTACTTCAGATTTAGAATTACGTAACAACAAAATTGAAGAATTAAATAGA ACCACAGATGAACTTAAGCACCAAGTGGCTAATCAACAAAAGCTTATCGAGCAGCACAAATCCCATATAAATAAGTGTATAGACGTTGTAAAGAAATTACTGAAGGAAAAATCAAATATAGAAAAAAAGGAGGCTAGGCAAAGGTGTATGCAAAATAGACTGAGATTGGGTCAATTTGTGACTCAGAGGGTGGGTGCaacatttcaagaaaattggacAGACGGTTACGCGTTTCAAGAATTAGCACGGCGGCAAGAAGAAATTGCGACTGAAAGAGAAGAAATTGATAAGCagaaaaagttacttgtcaAGAAGAGGCCATCGAATAGTGAAACTGCTAGAAAACGTAGTCAGCCACAACCATCCTTACATAATGGCACAGAAGCTACATTCTTAAaaccagatgcggtacctggatCTTACACATTGCAGGAGTATTACGAAGCTGATGAAATACTCAag TTACGACAAAGTGCGTTGAAAAAAGAAGATGCAGATCTGCAACTAGAAATGGAAAAACTCGAAAGAGAAAGAAACTTACACATCAGAGAGTTGAAACGTATTCATAACGAGGACCAATCGAGATTCAACTCACATCCTGTGTTGAATGAACGTTACCTTCTATTAATGTTATTAGGGAAAGGTGGTTTCAGTGAAGTGCATAAG GCATTTGACTTAAAGGAGCAACGATACGTTGCGTGTAAAGTGCATCAACTGAATAAAGACTGGAAAGAGGACAAGAAAGCTAATTATATTAA ACATGCGTTACGAGAATATAATATTCATAAAGCTCTTGATCATCCTCGTGTTGTGAAGTTGTACGATGTGTTTGAAATTGATGCCAATTCCTTTTGTACTGTCTTGGAGTATTGTGATGGCCATGATTTAGATTTTTACCTCAAGCAG CATAAAACTATACCTGAAAGAGAAGCGAGATCTATAGTTATGCAAGTTGTGTCTGCATTAAAATACCTCAATGAAATAAAGCCCCCAGTCATTCATTATGATTTAAAACCAG GTAATATATTATTAACCGAAGGCAATGTTTGCGGAGAGATAAAAATTACAGACTTTGGATTGAGTAAAGTAATGGACGAAGAGAACTACAATCCAGACCATGGAATGGATTTAACATCTCAAGGAGCGGGTACCTACTG GTATCTTCCACCAGAGTGTTTCGTTATTGGTAAAAATCCTCCAAAAATATCGTCAAAAGTTGATGTATGGAGCGTGGGTGTTATATTCTACCAATGTCTATACGGTAAAAAG CCTTTTGGACATAATCAATCTCAAGCTACAATTTTAGAAGAAAACACAATTTTGAAAGCTACGGAAGTTCAATTTGCAAATAAACCAACGGTTAGCAACGAAGCAAag AGTTTCATAAGAAGTTGCCTAGCGTATAGGAAAGAAGAGCGTATAGATGTATTGACATTAGCTAAACACGAATATCTTCAACCTCCAGTGCCAAAGCATGGCCGTCAAGCGAATAatcagcagcaacaacaacaacagattcaacaacagcaacaaacCTCATTTAGCATTGGCATGTTTAGTGGTATGAACGCGTCAAGCAGTTCGTAG
- the Tlk gene encoding tousled-like kinase isoform X5: MSAGSQIQMAPQSTVNSGQSVHSQDSNMSTGSSHSDKEVDPNTPEKVPRTPSERKRKRKADDGGGGVTGGPVGSKGSRSVAALENKKINEYFPKHHLGNSPIRHGGAKSPSPQQGYPMYPPSPQQLLSPQVTTPNSSVAEFSSLMQPPRPHPQPLPPPPPASTQPAGSMVSKQVQVRPTNLSRTSQVRQAKTNTPNTELTCQRIQEFETQATSDLELRNNKIEELNRTTDELKHQVANQQKLIEQHKSHINKCIDVVKKLLKEKSNIEKKEARQRCMQNRLRLGQFVTQRVGATFQENWTDGYAFQELARRQEEIATEREEIDKQKKLLVKKRPSNSETARKRSQPQPSLHNGTEATFLKPDAVPGSYTLQEYYEADEILKLRQSALKKEDADLQLEMEKLERERNLHIRELKRIHNEDQSRFNSHPVLNERYLLLMLLGKGGFSEVHKAFDLKEQRYVACKVHQLNKDWKEDKKANYIKHALREYNIHKALDHPRVVKLYDVFEIDANSFCTVLEYCDGHDLDFYLKQHKTIPEREARSIVMQVVSALKYLNEIKPPVIHYDLKPGNILLTEGNVCGEIKITDFGLSKVMDEENYNPDHGMDLTSQGAGTYWYLPPECFVIGKNPPKISSKVDVWSVGVIFYQCLYGKKPFGHNQSQATILEENTILKATEVQFANKPTVSNEAKSFIRSCLAYRKEERIDVLTLAKHEYLQPPVPKHGRQANNQQQQQQQIQQQQQTSFSIGMFSGMNASSSS, translated from the exons aTGTCTGCTGGGTCACAAATTCAGATGGCACCCCAATCAACTGTAAACTCTGGTCAGTCGGTTCATAGTCAAGATTCGAATATGAGCACTG GCTCATCGCATAGTGATAAGGAGGTAGACCCAAATACTCCGGAAAAGGTACCAAGGACTCCTtcggaaagaaaaagaaagcgtAAAGCTGATGACGGAGGTGGAGGAGTTACGGGGGGACCTGTAGGGAGTAAAGGGTCTAGATCTGTCGCTGcccttgaaaataaaaaaatcaatgaGTATTTTCCAAAGCATCATTTGGGCAATAGCCCTATTCGGCATGGTGGTGCTAAAAGTCCCTCCCCTCAACAAGGTTACCCTATG TATCCACCATCGCCTCAACAACTCCTTTCACCGCAAGTAACAACACCTAATTCGTCAGTGGCAGAATTTTCTTCACTGATGCAGCCGCCAAGACCTCATCCTCAACCACTACCTCCTCCTCCACCAGCCTCGACACAACCTGCAGGCTCGATGGTCAGCAAGCAGGTGCAGGTAAGGCCTACCAACCTCAGTAGGACAAGCCAGGTCAGGCAAGCGAAGACTAACACCCCAAAT ACAGAACTTACTTGCCAGAGGATACAGGAATTCGAAACACAAGCTACTTCAGATTTAGAATTACGTAACAACAAAATTGAAGAATTAAATAGA ACCACAGATGAACTTAAGCACCAAGTGGCTAATCAACAAAAGCTTATCGAGCAGCACAAATCCCATATAAATAAGTGTATAGACGTTGTAAAGAAATTACTGAAGGAAAAATCAAATATAGAAAAAAAGGAGGCTAGGCAAAGGTGTATGCAAAATAGACTGAGATTGGGTCAATTTGTGACTCAGAGGGTGGGTGCaacatttcaagaaaattggacAGACGGTTACGCGTTTCAAGAATTAGCACGGCGGCAAGAAGAAATTGCGACTGAAAGAGAAGAAATTGATAAGCagaaaaagttacttgtcaAGAAGAGGCCATCGAATAGTGAAACTGCTAGAAAACGTAGTCAGCCACAACCATCCTTACATAATGGCACAGAAGCTACATTCTTAAaaccagatgcggtacctggatCTTACACATTGCAGGAGTATTACGAAGCTGATGAAATACTCAag TTACGACAAAGTGCGTTGAAAAAAGAAGATGCAGATCTGCAACTAGAAATGGAAAAACTCGAAAGAGAAAGAAACTTACACATCAGAGAGTTGAAACGTATTCATAACGAGGACCAATCGAGATTCAACTCACATCCTGTGTTGAATGAACGTTACCTTCTATTAATGTTATTAGGGAAAGGTGGTTTCAGTGAAGTGCATAAG GCATTTGACTTAAAGGAGCAACGATACGTTGCGTGTAAAGTGCATCAACTGAATAAAGACTGGAAAGAGGACAAGAAAGCTAATTATATTAA ACATGCGTTACGAGAATATAATATTCATAAAGCTCTTGATCATCCTCGTGTTGTGAAGTTGTACGATGTGTTTGAAATTGATGCCAATTCCTTTTGTACTGTCTTGGAGTATTGTGATGGCCATGATTTAGATTTTTACCTCAAGCAG CATAAAACTATACCTGAAAGAGAAGCGAGATCTATAGTTATGCAAGTTGTGTCTGCATTAAAATACCTCAATGAAATAAAGCCCCCAGTCATTCATTATGATTTAAAACCAG GTAATATATTATTAACCGAAGGCAATGTTTGCGGAGAGATAAAAATTACAGACTTTGGATTGAGTAAAGTAATGGACGAAGAGAACTACAATCCAGACCATGGAATGGATTTAACATCTCAAGGAGCGGGTACCTACTG GTATCTTCCACCAGAGTGTTTCGTTATTGGTAAAAATCCTCCAAAAATATCGTCAAAAGTTGATGTATGGAGCGTGGGTGTTATATTCTACCAATGTCTATACGGTAAAAAG CCTTTTGGACATAATCAATCTCAAGCTACAATTTTAGAAGAAAACACAATTTTGAAAGCTACGGAAGTTCAATTTGCAAATAAACCAACGGTTAGCAACGAAGCAAag AGTTTCATAAGAAGTTGCCTAGCGTATAGGAAAGAAGAGCGTATAGATGTATTGACATTAGCTAAACACGAATATCTTCAACCTCCAGTGCCAAAGCATGGCCGTCAAGCGAATAatcagcagcaacaacaacaacagattcaacaacagcaacaaacCTCATTTAGCATTGGCATGTTTAGTGGTATGAACGCGTCAAGCAGTTCGTAG
- the Tlk gene encoding tousled-like kinase isoform X4, with translation MGLHHRLSWKMSAGSQIQMAPQSTVNSGQSVHSQDSNMSTGSSHSDKEVDPNTPEKVPRTPSERKRKRKADDGGGGVTGGPVGSKGSRSVAALENKKINEYFPKHHLGNSPIRHGGAKSPSPQQGYPMYPPSPQQLLSPQVTTPNSSVAEFSSLMQPPRPHPQPLPPPPPASTQPAGSMVSKQVQVRPTNLSRTSQVRQAKTNTPNTELTCQRIQEFETQATSDLELRNNKIEELNRTTDELKHQVANQQKLIEQHKSHINKCIDVVKKLLKEKSNIEKKEARQRCMQNRLRLGQFVTQRVGATFQENWTDGYAFQELARRQEEIATEREEIDKQKKLLVKKRPSNSETARKRSQPQPSLHNGTEATFLKPDAVPGSYTLQEYYEADEILKLRQSALKKEDADLQLEMEKLERERNLHIRELKRIHNEDQSRFNSHPVLNERYLLLMLLGKGGFSEVHKAFDLKEQRYVACKVHQLNKDWKEDKKANYIKHALREYNIHKALDHPRVVKLYDVFEIDANSFCTVLEYCDGHDLDFYLKQHKTIPEREARSIVMQVVSALKYLNEIKPPVIHYDLKPGNILLTEGNVCGEIKITDFGLSKVMDEENYNPDHGMDLTSQGAGTYWYLPPECFVIGKNPPKISSKVDVWSVGVIFYQCLYGKKPFGHNQSQATILEENTILKATEVQFANKPTVSNEAKSFIRSCLAYRKEERIDVLTLAKHEYLQPPVPKHGRQANNQQQQQQQIQQQQQTSFSIGMFSGMNASSSS, from the exons ATGGGGCTCCACCATAGGCTATCCTGGAAG aTGTCTGCTGGGTCACAAATTCAGATGGCACCCCAATCAACTGTAAACTCTGGTCAGTCGGTTCATAGTCAAGATTCGAATATGAGCACTG GCTCATCGCATAGTGATAAGGAGGTAGACCCAAATACTCCGGAAAAGGTACCAAGGACTCCTtcggaaagaaaaagaaagcgtAAAGCTGATGACGGAGGTGGAGGAGTTACGGGGGGACCTGTAGGGAGTAAAGGGTCTAGATCTGTCGCTGcccttgaaaataaaaaaatcaatgaGTATTTTCCAAAGCATCATTTGGGCAATAGCCCTATTCGGCATGGTGGTGCTAAAAGTCCCTCCCCTCAACAAGGTTACCCTATG TATCCACCATCGCCTCAACAACTCCTTTCACCGCAAGTAACAACACCTAATTCGTCAGTGGCAGAATTTTCTTCACTGATGCAGCCGCCAAGACCTCATCCTCAACCACTACCTCCTCCTCCACCAGCCTCGACACAACCTGCAGGCTCGATGGTCAGCAAGCAGGTGCAGGTAAGGCCTACCAACCTCAGTAGGACAAGCCAGGTCAGGCAAGCGAAGACTAACACCCCAAAT ACAGAACTTACTTGCCAGAGGATACAGGAATTCGAAACACAAGCTACTTCAGATTTAGAATTACGTAACAACAAAATTGAAGAATTAAATAGA ACCACAGATGAACTTAAGCACCAAGTGGCTAATCAACAAAAGCTTATCGAGCAGCACAAATCCCATATAAATAAGTGTATAGACGTTGTAAAGAAATTACTGAAGGAAAAATCAAATATAGAAAAAAAGGAGGCTAGGCAAAGGTGTATGCAAAATAGACTGAGATTGGGTCAATTTGTGACTCAGAGGGTGGGTGCaacatttcaagaaaattggacAGACGGTTACGCGTTTCAAGAATTAGCACGGCGGCAAGAAGAAATTGCGACTGAAAGAGAAGAAATTGATAAGCagaaaaagttacttgtcaAGAAGAGGCCATCGAATAGTGAAACTGCTAGAAAACGTAGTCAGCCACAACCATCCTTACATAATGGCACAGAAGCTACATTCTTAAaaccagatgcggtacctggatCTTACACATTGCAGGAGTATTACGAAGCTGATGAAATACTCAag TTACGACAAAGTGCGTTGAAAAAAGAAGATGCAGATCTGCAACTAGAAATGGAAAAACTCGAAAGAGAAAGAAACTTACACATCAGAGAGTTGAAACGTATTCATAACGAGGACCAATCGAGATTCAACTCACATCCTGTGTTGAATGAACGTTACCTTCTATTAATGTTATTAGGGAAAGGTGGTTTCAGTGAAGTGCATAAG GCATTTGACTTAAAGGAGCAACGATACGTTGCGTGTAAAGTGCATCAACTGAATAAAGACTGGAAAGAGGACAAGAAAGCTAATTATATTAA ACATGCGTTACGAGAATATAATATTCATAAAGCTCTTGATCATCCTCGTGTTGTGAAGTTGTACGATGTGTTTGAAATTGATGCCAATTCCTTTTGTACTGTCTTGGAGTATTGTGATGGCCATGATTTAGATTTTTACCTCAAGCAG CATAAAACTATACCTGAAAGAGAAGCGAGATCTATAGTTATGCAAGTTGTGTCTGCATTAAAATACCTCAATGAAATAAAGCCCCCAGTCATTCATTATGATTTAAAACCAG GTAATATATTATTAACCGAAGGCAATGTTTGCGGAGAGATAAAAATTACAGACTTTGGATTGAGTAAAGTAATGGACGAAGAGAACTACAATCCAGACCATGGAATGGATTTAACATCTCAAGGAGCGGGTACCTACTG GTATCTTCCACCAGAGTGTTTCGTTATTGGTAAAAATCCTCCAAAAATATCGTCAAAAGTTGATGTATGGAGCGTGGGTGTTATATTCTACCAATGTCTATACGGTAAAAAG CCTTTTGGACATAATCAATCTCAAGCTACAATTTTAGAAGAAAACACAATTTTGAAAGCTACGGAAGTTCAATTTGCAAATAAACCAACGGTTAGCAACGAAGCAAag AGTTTCATAAGAAGTTGCCTAGCGTATAGGAAAGAAGAGCGTATAGATGTATTGACATTAGCTAAACACGAATATCTTCAACCTCCAGTGCCAAAGCATGGCCGTCAAGCGAATAatcagcagcaacaacaacaacagattcaacaacagcaacaaacCTCATTTAGCATTGGCATGTTTAGTGGTATGAACGCGTCAAGCAGTTCGTAG